The Oscillospiraceae bacterium genome has a segment encoding these proteins:
- the rpsM gene encoding 30S ribosomal protein S13, translated as MARISGVDLPNDKRVEIGLTYIYGIGRTTATQIVEATGIDPDTRCRDLTEDQVSKIRDYIEKNLNVEGDLRRDRAFDIKRLIEINCYRGMRHRQGLPVRGQTSKNNARTRKGPKKTIANKKK; from the coding sequence ATGGCACGTATTTCTGGTGTTGACTTGCCCAACGACAAGAGAGTTGAGATCGGCCTTACTTACATCTATGGTATCGGCCGTACCACTGCTACTCAGATCGTAGAGGCAACCGGAATTGATCCCGATACTCGTTGCAGAGATCTTACCGAGGATCAGGTTTCCAAAATTCGTGATTACATTGAGAAGAACCTGAATGTTGAAGGTGATCTGCGCAGAGACAGAGCATTTGACATTAAGAGACTCATTGAAATTAACTGCTATCGCGGTATGCGCCATCGTCAGGGCCTGCCTGTAAGAGGACAGACCTCCAAGAACAACGCCCGCACCCGCAAAGGTCCCAAGAAGACCATAGCAAACAAGAAGAAATAA
- the rpmD gene encoding 50S ribosomal protein L30, with the protein MADIRIKLTKSLIGSKQDQIATAHSLGLRKIGNETVQPNNDATQGKIKKIAHLITVVEE; encoded by the coding sequence ATGGCAGATATTAGAATCAAACTTACAAAAAGCCTGATCGGCAGTAAGCAGGACCAGATCGCCACCGCCCACTCTCTTGGCCTGCGGAAGATCGGCAACGAAACCGTTCAGCCGAACAACGACGCAACTCAGGGCAAGATCAAGAAGATCGCACACCTGATCACCGTTGTTGAAGAATAA
- a CDS encoding adenylate kinase, with protein sequence MNLILLGAPGAGKGTQAEKIVEKYGIPAISTGNIIRAALKEGTEMGLKAKSYMDAGQLVPDDVVIGIIKDRLEQKDCENGFILDGFPRTIPQAQALEDMGVAIDKVIDIEVPDEKITARMSGRRVCSKCANSYHMLYKKPKVDGVCDACGGALIQRKDDAPETVQARLVEYHKMTEPLKDFYDKLGKLAVVEGQEEVADTTALVFAALED encoded by the coding sequence ATGAATTTGATCCTTCTTGGCGCGCCCGGTGCCGGCAAAGGCACCCAGGCGGAAAAGATTGTTGAAAAGTATGGTATTCCTGCCATCTCCACCGGTAACATCATCCGTGCCGCTCTGAAAGAGGGCACCGAGATGGGCCTGAAGGCCAAGTCCTATATGGACGCAGGCCAGTTGGTTCCGGACGATGTGGTTATCGGGATCATCAAGGACAGACTGGAACAAAAAGATTGCGAAAACGGATTTATTCTGGACGGATTTCCTCGTACCATTCCTCAAGCCCAGGCGCTTGAGGACATGGGCGTGGCTATTGATAAGGTCATTGATATAGAAGTCCCTGACGAGAAAATTACCGCCAGAATGTCCGGCCGCCGTGTATGTTCAAAGTGTGCAAATTCCTACCACATGCTTTATAAAAAGCCCAAGGTGGACGGTGTTTGTGACGCTTGCGGCGGTGCACTGATTCAACGCAAGGACGATGCGCCGGAGACGGTGCAGGCTCGCCTTGTGGAATACCACAAGATGACCGAGCCGCTGAAAGACTTTTACGACAAGCTGGGTAAGCTGGCAGTCGTAGAGGGTCAGGAAGAGGTGGCAGACACCACGGCACTCGTTTTTGCAGCACTGGAGGATTAA
- the rpsD gene encoding 30S ribosomal protein S4, whose protein sequence is MAKNSEPIAKRCKALGISPAVMGYTNKDTFRNSYTKNRRKKSEYAMQLQEKQKVKFIYGILEKQFHSYYEKAAKAPGQTGAVLLTMVETRLDNVAFRTGFCKTRREARQAVSHGHFTVNGKKVNIPSYLVKAGDVIAVVDKSKENGRFKLVKEEGVYGNAPKWLEVDAEKLTAKVVALPTREDIDYPVEEHLIVEFYSR, encoded by the coding sequence ATGGCAAAGAATTCAGAGCCCATCGCAAAGCGCTGCAAAGCACTCGGCATTTCTCCGGCTGTTATGGGCTATACAAATAAGGATACATTCAGAAATTCTTATACCAAGAATCGCCGCAAGAAGAGCGAGTATGCTATGCAGCTGCAGGAAAAGCAGAAAGTGAAGTTCATCTACGGCATTCTGGAGAAGCAGTTCCATTCTTACTATGAGAAGGCAGCTAAGGCTCCCGGCCAGACCGGTGCTGTGCTGTTGACCATGGTAGAGACTCGTTTGGACAATGTGGCTTTCCGCACCGGTTTTTGCAAGACCCGTCGTGAGGCCCGCCAGGCTGTTTCTCACGGTCACTTCACCGTGAACGGCAAAAAGGTCAACATTCCCTCCTACCTTGTGAAGGCCGGCGATGTGATCGCTGTGGTGGATAAGAGCAAGGAGAACGGCAGATTTAAGCTCGTGAAGGAAGAGGGCGTTTATGGTAACGCTCCCAAGTGGCTGGAGGTTGATGCAGAGAAACTGACCGCTAAGGTTGTGGCTCTGCCCACCCGTGAAGACATTGATTATCCTGTTGAAGAGCACTTGATCGTTGAGTTCTATTCTAGATAA
- the rpmJ gene encoding 50S ribosomal protein L36, whose amino-acid sequence MKVRPSVKKICDKCKVIKRNGKVMVICENPKHKQRQG is encoded by the coding sequence ATGAAAGTCAGACCTTCTGTAAAGAAAATTTGCGACAAATGCAAAGTGATTAAGCGCAATGGTAAAGTCATGGTTATCTGTGAAAATCCAAAGCACAAACAGCGTCAGGGCTAA
- the rpsE gene encoding 30S ribosomal protein S5 — MATKIDASSMELEERVVTINRVSKTVKGGRIFKFSALVVVGDKNGLVGFGIGKSGEVPDAIRKGIEDAKKNLIKVSLRGTTIPHEITGKFGAGEVLLMPAPKGTGVIAGGPVRAVVETVGIGDIRTKAVRSNNPYNVVRATIDGLSRLRTAEEVAAVRGKSVKEIVG, encoded by the coding sequence TTGGCTACAAAGATTGACGCATCTTCAATGGAACTTGAAGAAAGAGTGGTTACCATCAACCGTGTTTCTAAAACCGTAAAGGGCGGTCGAATTTTTAAGTTCTCCGCACTGGTGGTTGTTGGTGATAAGAATGGTCTGGTCGGTTTCGGTATCGGTAAGTCCGGCGAGGTTCCGGACGCAATCCGTAAGGGGATCGAGGACGCAAAGAAGAATTTGATCAAAGTATCTCTGCGGGGTACGACCATTCCCCATGAGATCACCGGTAAGTTCGGTGCTGGCGAAGTGCTGCTTATGCCCGCTCCCAAAGGTACCGGCGTGATCGCCGGCGGCCCGGTTCGTGCGGTTGTTGAGACCGTTGGTATCGGCGACATCCGTACCAAGGCCGTTCGCTCAAACAACCCGTACAATGTGGTTCGCGCCACCATTGACGGCTTGAGCAGACTGCGCACGGCAGAGGAAGTTGCTGCTGTTCGCGGTAAGTCAGTGAAAGAAATCGTAGGATAA
- a CDS encoding DNA-directed RNA polymerase subunit alpha — protein MIEIDKPKIEIVDLSTQGSRSVGKFVVEPLERGFGATLGNGMRRVLLSSLPGYAITSVKIDGVLHEFSTIPHVKEDVTEIVLNLKNVILKIHDEQPKMLHIEASGEGEITAGDIIHDADVEILNPELHIAYLDAGASVSMELTADSGRGYVPCDRNKQLMDLPIGTIAIDSIYTPVLKVNYTVENTRVGQQTDLDKLILDVETDGTIPADEAASLAAKILNDHLMLFVDLSEEIGNQDIMVEKDDDGKEKVLEMTIEELDLSVRSFNCLKRAGINTVEDLISKSEEDMMKVRNLGRKSLDEVVAKLQSLGFSLSHDED, from the coding sequence ATGATTGAAATTGATAAGCCGAAAATCGAGATTGTAGATTTATCTACTCAGGGAAGCAGAAGCGTAGGTAAGTTTGTGGTGGAACCTCTGGAAAGAGGTTTCGGCGCAACTCTGGGCAACGGTATGCGGAGAGTGCTGCTCTCCTCTCTGCCCGGCTATGCCATCACTTCCGTGAAGATTGATGGTGTGCTGCACGAGTTTTCTACCATTCCGCATGTGAAGGAAGATGTGACGGAGATCGTTTTGAATCTCAAAAACGTTATTCTGAAGATTCACGATGAGCAGCCGAAGATGCTGCACATTGAGGCCAGCGGAGAAGGCGAGATCACTGCGGGCGATATTATTCATGACGCAGATGTAGAGATCCTGAATCCCGAGCTGCACATTGCTTATCTGGACGCCGGCGCCAGCGTATCTATGGAGCTGACGGCAGACAGCGGCCGCGGCTATGTGCCCTGTGACCGCAACAAGCAGCTGATGGATTTGCCCATCGGCACCATTGCAATCGACTCTATCTACACCCCGGTGCTCAAGGTGAATTATACCGTAGAGAACACCCGTGTAGGTCAGCAGACAGACCTTGATAAACTGATTCTTGATGTTGAGACGGACGGCACCATTCCGGCTGACGAGGCCGCTTCTTTGGCTGCTAAGATTCTCAACGACCACCTGATGCTGTTTGTGGATCTCTCTGAGGAGATCGGCAACCAGGATATTATGGTGGAGAAGGATGACGACGGCAAGGAGAAGGTTCTGGAGATGACCATTGAGGAACTGGATCTGTCCGTGCGCTCTTTCAACTGTCTCAAGCGAGCAGGCATTAACACAGTAGAGGATTTGATCAGCAAATCCGAAGAAGATATGATGAAGGTTAGAAACCTGGGCCGCAAGTCCCTGGACGAGGTGGTTGCCAAGCTGCAATCCCTGGGCTTCAGCCTGAGTCACGATGAGGATTAA
- the rpsK gene encoding 30S ribosomal protein S11 codes for MATKKTTGSRKRREKKNIERGAAHIQSTFNNTIVTITDTQGNAVSWASAGEMGFRGSKKSTPFAAQTAAEVAAKAAMEHGMKTVEVFVKGPGSGREAAIRALQTAGLDVTLIKDVTPIPHNGCRPPKRRRV; via the coding sequence ATGGCTACAAAAAAGACCACTGGCTCTCGCAAACGCCGCGAGAAGAAGAATATTGAACGTGGTGCTGCCCATATTCAGTCAACCTTCAACAACACCATCGTAACCATCACGGACACGCAGGGCAATGCCGTTTCTTGGGCGTCTGCCGGCGAAATGGGTTTCCGTGGTTCCAAGAAGTCTACTCCCTTTGCTGCACAGACTGCTGCCGAGGTTGCTGCTAAGGCTGCTATGGAGCATGGTATGAAGACGGTGGAAGTTTTCGTTAAAGGCCCCGGCTCCGGCCGTGAAGCTGCCATCCGCGCACTTCAGACCGCCGGTCTGGATGTAACCCTGATTAAGGATGTTACCCCCATTCCGCACAACGGCTGCCGTCCGCCTAAGAGACGTCGTGTATAA
- the rplQ gene encoding 50S ribosomal protein L17 yields the protein MPGSRKLGRPTDHRKAMLRGMVTFLLENGKIETTVTRAKEVRAMAEKMITLGKKNTLASKRQVLSYVTKEDVVKKLFDEIAPKYEDRNGGYTRIVKTGPRRGDAAEMCIIELV from the coding sequence ATGCCAGGTTCCAGAAAATTGGGCAGACCTACTGACCACAGAAAAGCAATGCTCAGAGGTATGGTTACTTTTCTTTTAGAAAACGGCAAGATTGAAACTACCGTTACCAGAGCGAAAGAGGTTCGCGCTATGGCTGAGAAGATGATCACTCTCGGCAAGAAGAACACTTTGGCTTCCAAAAGACAGGTGCTTTCCTATGTTACCAAGGAAGATGTTGTAAAGAAGTTGTTTGATGAGATCGCTCCCAAGTACGAGGACAGAAACGGCGGTTACACCCGCATTGTAAAGACTGGCCCCCGTCGCGGCGACGCAGCTGAGATGTGCATCATCGAGCTTGTATAA
- the infA gene encoding translation initiation factor IF-1 — MSKSDMIEVEGTVVEALPNTTFKVALQNDHIILAHISGKLRMNNIRILPGDKVTIEMSPYDLNKGRIIWRSK, encoded by the coding sequence ATGTCAAAGTCAGATATGATTGAAGTGGAAGGTACTGTGGTTGAGGCGCTGCCCAACACGACCTTTAAGGTAGCACTCCAAAATGACCACATCATTTTAGCCCATATCAGCGGTAAGCTGCGGATGAACAACATTCGTATTCTTCCCGGTGATAAGGTAACGATTGAGATGTCACCCTATGACCTGAACAAGGGTCGTATTATTTGGCGCTCAAAGTAA
- the secY gene encoding preprotein translocase subunit SecY, producing the protein MIKTFVNAWKVADIRKKLLFTAFVILVFRIGSVIPVPFLNIVDEINVGKGNTILTYLSLMTGSAFTYGTIFAMSITPYINASIIMQLLAVAIPALERLQKEGEEGRKKIGTITRFVTVGLGLLQSLAYFFFLRANGYLMKDASGAAFTGFDAVFQAVVIIAVLTAGTAVIMWLGEQITISGIGNGISIILFAGIVSRFPTLIKQLFQYLDTGRTVYKVLVPVVCVIFLLMIAYIVFMDNSERRLPIQYAKRVVGRKMYGGQSTHMPIKINMSGVLPIIFASSILSLPGTVQMFISADKYKGTGWEKFFDAFQSDSWWYAGMYFLLIIFFAYFYSTIQYNPIEMANNLRKNNGAIPGIRPGKPTSDYIMRVLSRLTLIGSLMLCVVALFPIVYSLICKAAIPPLETGGDDGGMSITLGGTSIIIMCGVALETVRQLESQLMMRHYKGFLD; encoded by the coding sequence ATGATCAAGACCTTCGTAAACGCTTGGAAAGTTGCGGACATCCGCAAAAAGCTTTTGTTTACAGCATTTGTTATCCTTGTTTTCCGAATTGGCTCTGTCATTCCTGTTCCTTTCCTGAACATTGTAGATGAGATCAATGTAGGTAAGGGCAACACCATTTTAACCTACCTGAGCTTGATGACCGGTAGTGCATTCACATACGGAACAATTTTCGCTATGTCCATCACACCGTACATCAATGCCTCCATTATTATGCAGCTTCTTGCTGTGGCCATTCCTGCACTGGAGCGGTTGCAGAAGGAGGGCGAAGAAGGCAGAAAGAAGATTGGCACGATCACGCGTTTCGTTACGGTTGGTCTGGGTCTGTTGCAGTCCCTGGCATACTTCTTCTTCCTGCGTGCCAACGGCTATCTGATGAAGGATGCCAGCGGCGCAGCATTCACCGGCTTTGACGCCGTGTTCCAGGCAGTGGTCATTATTGCAGTGCTCACCGCCGGCACAGCCGTGATTATGTGGCTGGGCGAGCAGATCACCATTTCCGGTATCGGTAACGGTATTTCCATTATCCTTTTTGCCGGCATCGTGTCTCGTTTCCCCACCCTGATCAAGCAGCTGTTCCAGTACCTGGACACCGGCCGTACCGTGTACAAAGTTCTGGTTCCCGTGGTGTGCGTGATCTTCCTTTTGATGATCGCTTACATCGTATTTATGGATAACTCAGAGCGCCGGCTGCCCATTCAGTACGCCAAGCGCGTTGTGGGCCGCAAAATGTACGGCGGTCAGTCCACCCACATGCCCATTAAGATCAATATGAGCGGCGTGCTGCCCATCATTTTTGCATCTTCTATTTTGTCCCTGCCCGGTACGGTGCAGATGTTCATTTCTGCTGACAAGTACAAGGGCACCGGCTGGGAGAAGTTCTTTGACGCCTTCCAGAGTGACTCTTGGTGGTATGCGGGTATGTACTTCCTGCTGATCATCTTCTTTGCCTATTTCTACAGCACCATTCAGTACAACCCGATTGAAATGGCAAATAATCTTCGTAAAAACAACGGCGCAATTCCCGGCATTCGTCCCGGCAAGCCCACTTCCGATTACATCATGCGGGTTCTGTCCCGTCTGACCTTGATCGGTTCTTTGATGCTTTGCGTAGTTGCCTTGTTCCCCATCGTGTACTCCTTGATTTGTAAGGCGGCGATTCCGCCCCTGGAGACCGGCGGTGACGACGGCGGCATGAGCATCACCCTGGGCGGTACATCCATCATCATTATGTGCGGTGTAGCTCTGGAGACGGTGCGTCAGCTGGAAAGCCAGTTGATGATGCGCCACTATAAAGGCTTCCTTGACTGA
- the rplO gene encoding 50S ribosomal protein L15 → MKLHELSPAEGSKKSVKRIGRGTASGQGKTAGKGQKGQKARSGYSRRPGFEGGQMPLQRRVPKRGFNNIFATEYAIVNVSDLNDRFEDGATVNAESLVASGLLKKTLDGVKVLGKGEITKALTVQVTAISESAKSKIEAAGGKVEVL, encoded by the coding sequence ATGAAATTACATGAACTTTCTCCTGCTGAAGGCTCCAAAAAGAGTGTTAAGCGTATCGGTCGCGGTACTGCTTCCGGCCAGGGTAAAACCGCCGGTAAAGGCCAGAAGGGTCAGAAGGCCCGTTCCGGTTACAGCAGACGGCCCGGCTTTGAAGGTGGTCAGATGCCCCTTCAGCGCCGCGTGCCCAAAAGAGGTTTCAACAACATTTTTGCAACGGAGTACGCCATTGTCAATGTGTCTGATCTGAACGACAGATTTGAGGACGGCGCAACCGTGAACGCTGAGAGCCTGGTGGCCTCCGGTCTTTTGAAGAAGACCCTGGACGGTGTAAAGGTTCTGGGCAAGGGCGAGATTACTAAGGCTCTGACCGTTCAGGTCACCGCTATCAGTGAGAGCGCCAAATCTAAGATTGAGGCAGCAGGTGGCAAGGTGGAGGTGCTGTAA
- the map gene encoding type I methionyl aminopeptidase has product MVVLKSSRELELMKEACKISAEALMVAGEAVKPGISTKEIDKIAYDLIIKRGAKPNFLHYGGYPATACISINDEVIHGIPKKDRILQEGDIVSIDLGAAKNGYNGDNAATFAVGSCSPEAKRLMDTTRESLYKGIEQAIPGNRIGDIGHAVQEYCEARGYGVVRDFVGHGVGTKLHEDPSVPNFGHAGRGIRLLPGMTLAIEPMINLGTYKVKQLSDGWTVKTADGKLAAHFEHTIAITSNGPVILTKV; this is encoded by the coding sequence ATGGTCGTGCTGAAAAGCAGCAGAGAACTGGAGCTGATGAAAGAGGCTTGCAAGATCTCCGCTGAAGCATTGATGGTAGCAGGTGAGGCTGTTAAGCCGGGCATCTCTACAAAGGAAATCGATAAGATCGCTTATGATCTGATCATCAAACGGGGCGCTAAGCCCAATTTCCTGCACTATGGGGGTTATCCCGCTACTGCATGTATATCCATAAATGATGAAGTGATCCACGGTATACCGAAAAAGGACCGCATCCTCCAAGAGGGTGACATTGTCAGCATCGACCTGGGTGCGGCCAAAAACGGTTATAACGGCGATAATGCTGCCACATTTGCAGTCGGGTCTTGCTCGCCCGAGGCAAAGCGGCTGATGGATACCACCCGCGAGAGCCTGTATAAAGGCATTGAGCAGGCGATACCCGGCAACAGGATCGGCGATATCGGCCACGCAGTACAAGAATATTGCGAGGCGCGCGGATACGGTGTCGTTCGTGACTTTGTGGGTCACGGCGTGGGCACCAAACTTCATGAAGACCCCAGCGTACCAAACTTCGGTCACGCAGGACGCGGTATCAGACTATTACCCGGAATGACATTGGCAATTGAACCAATGATAAATCTGGGGACCTATAAGGTAAAACAGCTTTCAGACGGTTGGACGGTCAAGACGGCAGACGGCAAGCTGGCTGCGCACTTTGAGCACACCATTGCCATTACCTCTAACGGTCCGGTCATTTTGACCAAAGTCTGA
- a CDS encoding leucine-rich repeat protein: MKKYSVIFCFLLATVFVGVPSFFAFAGEQGTLGDSQVDYVFEESTGTLTLTGTGATPDYTPESLPPFAAHRSQIRTVKVEEGITGLGDNLLRQLTAVTDVQLPESLRTIGSNTFFHVAALQSIRIPAGVTGIGSYAFAACSGLTDIQFDNMAGSLQLGACAFIDCKALTAAQFPVGTGFGQYAVGYQDEDGRPMTAFTLRGLTGTTAQYYADAAAQITFDPALELTQGATFGNTFQSYSGTDWYRYTPTATGTYHFYSMGSVDTVARLCDGSKADLGQGSDDRSLYDLNFDLTCTLQAGETYYFQVTNNHSLGAYTAYLYPGKVIGFSAAFPADQVLVTGVDSTARTDSDGQAYAYFDLNAFTDRLQITITYDTGDRVTLPLTEKNYNGHVFSLTDDQTTHHWTEGTYTATLTWGDQTAAVPVQVHTHVYTAQRTEPTCVADGQILYTCTCGDSYATPIAKLGHTAPATHRVEPTCTLPGYTYDYCTRCRAHLSDTVSTPALGHDYTAVVIPPTTTEEGYTRYTCRRCGSSYDANYQPALRYTVTGRAVAMESTDGSHPHNYLLVGTTIEWNDESVQTGEDGTFSIAVAPGTYTLTVGADFYLCRQVQVTVTTQSVDLGDVPVMTYDLTGDGYVNARDLVTLQQYAADIDRGDGAYERLLDFNGDGRITAADMDGAAGFIGAGKLDESIYD; this comes from the coding sequence ATGAAAAAGTACAGTGTGATCTTTTGTTTTCTGCTGGCAACTGTGTTTGTTGGGGTGCCATCTTTTTTTGCCTTTGCCGGGGAGCAGGGGACTTTAGGTGATAGTCAGGTGGATTATGTGTTTGAGGAGAGTACCGGCACCTTGACCCTCACCGGCACCGGTGCTACGCCGGATTACACCCCGGAGAGTCTGCCGCCATTTGCCGCCCACCGCAGCCAAATCCGTACAGTGAAAGTGGAGGAGGGCATTACCGGTCTGGGGGACAATCTGCTTCGCCAGTTGACGGCTGTTACGGATGTGCAGTTGCCGGAGAGCCTGAGAACGATTGGCAGTAACACCTTTTTCCATGTCGCAGCCTTGCAGTCGATACGAATTCCTGCCGGGGTCACGGGGATTGGCAGCTATGCCTTTGCCGCTTGCTCCGGGCTGACGGATATTCAGTTTGATAATATGGCCGGCAGTTTGCAGCTGGGCGCCTGTGCCTTTATTGACTGCAAGGCGCTGACCGCTGCGCAGTTCCCGGTGGGTACCGGCTTTGGTCAGTACGCAGTTGGGTACCAGGACGAGGACGGCCGTCCCATGACTGCCTTTACCCTGCGGGGACTGACCGGCACCACAGCCCAGTATTATGCGGACGCAGCGGCACAGATTACCTTTGATCCGGCGCTGGAGCTGACCCAAGGCGCCACCTTTGGCAACACATTTCAATCCTACAGCGGTACAGATTGGTATCGCTATACCCCTACTGCTACCGGTACTTACCATTTTTACTCCATGGGCAGTGTGGACACGGTGGCGCGCCTATGCGACGGCAGCAAGGCGGACCTGGGGCAAGGCAGCGACGACCGTTCCCTTTATGATCTGAATTTTGATCTCACCTGTACTTTGCAGGCAGGGGAGACCTATTATTTTCAAGTGACCAATAATCACAGCCTGGGGGCATACACGGCGTATCTGTATCCAGGCAAAGTGATCGGTTTTTCTGCCGCATTCCCGGCAGATCAGGTGTTGGTCACCGGTGTGGATAGCACGGCGCGCACGGACAGCGATGGGCAGGCCTATGCTTACTTTGACCTGAACGCCTTTACCGATCGGTTGCAAATTACCATCACTTATGATACCGGCGACCGGGTGACCCTGCCGCTGACAGAGAAAAACTATAACGGCCATGTCTTTTCTTTGACGGACGATCAGACCACCCATCACTGGACAGAGGGTACATACACCGCCACTCTGACCTGGGGTGACCAAACGGCTGCTGTGCCGGTGCAAGTACACACCCATGTGTATACCGCCCAACGCACAGAACCCACTTGCGTGGCAGACGGCCAAATCCTTTACACCTGCACTTGCGGTGACAGCTATGCCACCCCGATTGCCAAGCTGGGGCATACGGCGCCTGCCACCCATCGAGTTGAGCCCACATGCACCCTGCCGGGTTATACTTATGATTATTGCACCCGGTGCAGAGCGCATTTGTCCGACACCGTCAGTACCCCGGCGTTGGGGCACGATTATACCGCCGTTGTGATCCCGCCGACGACAACAGAGGAGGGCTACACCCGCTACACCTGCCGGCGCTGCGGCAGCAGCTATGATGCGAATTATCAACCGGCGCTTCGCTACACCGTTACCGGGCGTGCGGTGGCAATGGAGAGCACGGACGGCAGTCACCCCCACAATTATCTGTTGGTGGGCACGACGATAGAGTGGAACGATGAGAGCGTGCAAACCGGCGAGGACGGCACATTTTCCATTGCCGTGGCGCCGGGTACTTATACCTTGACCGTGGGGGCGGATTTTTACTTATGCCGCCAGGTGCAGGTAACGGTCACTACACAGAGCGTAGACTTGGGCGATGTGCCGGTGATGACCTATGATTTGACCGGCGATGGGTATGTGAACGCCCGGGATCTGGTGACTTTACAGCAGTACGCAGCCGATATTGACCGGGGCGATGGCGCGTATGAGCGGTTGTTGGATTTTAACGGAGACGGGCGAATTACCGCTGCGGATATGGACGGCGCTGCCGGTTTTATCGGTGCCGGCAAGCTGGACGAAAGCATTTACGATTAA
- the rplR gene encoding 50S ribosomal protein L18, whose protein sequence is MVSRQDANKARQKRHIRVRGKISGTAARPRLNVYRSLSNIYVQLIDDVAGVTLASASTTEKDFAQYGGNVEAAKAVGKTLAERATAKGITECVFDRGGYVYHGRVAAVADGAREGGLKF, encoded by the coding sequence ATGGTTTCAAGACAAGACGCCAATAAGGCAAGACAAAAGCGCCACATTCGTGTTCGTGGCAAAATCAGCGGCACTGCTGCTCGTCCCAGACTCAACGTATATCGCTCCCTCAGCAATATTTACGTTCAGCTCATTGATGATGTTGCCGGTGTAACGCTGGCAAGTGCATCCACTACTGAGAAGGACTTTGCACAGTACGGCGGAAATGTAGAAGCAGCTAAGGCTGTTGGTAAGACATTAGCAGAAAGAGCCACCGCAAAGGGCATCACCGAGTGCGTATTTGACCGTGGCGGTTACGTGTATCACGGTCGTGTGGCTGCGGTTGCAGACGGCGCTCGTGAGGGCGGACTGAAGTTCTAA